Part of the Oncorhynchus mykiss isolate Arlee chromosome 12, USDA_OmykA_1.1, whole genome shotgun sequence genome, TCTCAGCTCATTTCTCGTCTGGAGCGTCTGAAAAGAGAACAGGAGACCATGAGTTCCCTGGAGGAGAGGCTGCAGCAGATGCAAGAGGTGTGGATGAACTAGTAGTTGGATTTATAGATGTGGGAATCCTTATCTCAGAGGTCTATGGCAATGGTCTAATGGTTTCCTTGATTGTGTCATTCAATACTGTTCTTCTTTCCTGtccatgtgtgtatgtttgtcatTGAGATCTGTCCTGACTTAACCGTTCTGTTCTGGCTgtgtgtaggaggaggagagggacgagGCTGAGGTGCCCGGCAGTAGTGCCCCCCtgctctccccccaccccctgtcCCTCCAGCCCACCGGCCCCAACGACGAGGACCCCCAGGCCATTCTGGATGACCACCTGTCCCGTGTCCTAAAGACCCCTGGCTGCCAGTCCCCGTCCACCGTGGCCCGCCATTTACCCCGCTCCCGCTCTCCAGAGCACAGGACTCTTTCCCGGGGAGGCCCCGGTCTCAAGCCCCTGGTCTCACCCGGGGCCTCCAGCCCCAGTGGCACCTCCAGCTTAGGGGGCTTCTCAGTAGGTTTCACTCCAGGAAGGGCCCTCTCCCTGGGCAGGCCCAGCAGCAGCACCAAGCAcatccaccaccactacatccaccacCACGCCGGTTCCAAGAGCAAggagcagatggagagagaggcagccCAGAGGGTGTTGTGTCTGTGTCCGGTGCGGTCTGGAGGGGCGGAGGGTGGTCCCCCTTACCCACGCAGTCGCAGCCTGGGCAGGGAGATGGTGTCCTGTGGCAGCAGTCCCGCAGAGTCCAATATGGGGCGCTCCAGTTCCCTTTCCCGAGGGGGTTGTCGGCCGGGGGCTGAGGAGGGGGCAGCAGAGGGGGGTGAGGTCGTGCCCCTCCAGCTACCCAGTGACAGCACAGACCGCTCCCAGAACGTGTGGCAGTGGATCCTGGAGAGTGACCGGCAGGACAAGCACCACAAGCCCCACAGGTAGGGGGGTCTAGCCTCTCCACTTCCTGTTGTAGTCCTCTCCCAATGCCTCAGAGAtacatttcccttcacttgttTTCCTTTCATTGCAACTTATTTATTGTCGTCCTCTCAGTACATTTAAACACAATTTTCATCATTTTGTTTCACAATTGCATCCCAATGTCATTTTACATGCATGCAAAGTACATTTCCCAACATTCCCCACAATTGACCCctcccacttccttccattctccatgctgattggctgttttTATCTTCGCCCAACAGTACCCAGGGCACTAAGAAGGCGTATGGCGGCGGAGCGGCGTCCAACCAGACACACACGTGGGGCGGCGGAGGTGCCAGCGCCCATCTCCGTGCCCACCAGCCCGCCCATCCCTTCATCCAGGACCCGGCCATGCCCCCCCTGCCCCCGCCCAACACCCTGTCCCAGCTGGAGGAAGCCTGTCGCAGACTAGAGGAGGCCTCCGTCTCCAAACCCCCCAAACAGAGGTAGGAGCCGCACGCCGACCCACACAGAGGTTGATACTAAAACGTTGGCTGTAGTTCTCCCTGTAGACAGTGGAGTACATATTGACACTACCATGCATTGATCAGTTGTTTTACTATACCATTGTGATTCCTGCTGTTGAAACCTGTCTGCGGTTAGATAGTGTGATGCCGGAGACTGGACTACCACATTGTACTGTAATAACGTTGGTCTATTCTGTTCTCCCCAGCAGACACTCTACATCCAGCCTCCAGAGAGAGAAGTGCCACCCTATGCCTGTCCAGAGTGGGCCCTGCCCAGTGCCGTCCCCCCTCAGCCCCGGTCCCGGCTCCGGTCCTGCTGCTTCTCTCCAAACAGAAGAGTACGCCTCTCATCTCTctgctcatcttcctcctcctcatctctctctcctcctcctcctctcctctgttcactAACATGATATTACATATGTGGAGGAGGAAGatatgcattcacacacacacacacacacgtgaagtTCCATTTGCAAGAGGCCAACCTTGTCagttttcttctttctttctttccctgatctttctttggtgtgtgtgtgtgtgtgtgcagtgtgtgttgtAGTCCTTTCCCCCTGACTGCAGAGCCGTCTTTCATGGTGCTGAATTGTCTGACCTTCAGAGAGCAGTTGTAGAACAGAACAGGCCCTAGTTAACCTCCCTCCTTCTGAAGTAACTCTACAGAGCCTTGGACATGGCTGAAGGGgagcagagaacacacacacacacacccctctctcctctttctagaCAGATGTTATCTACTCTCTAGTCAACCATCAGTCTTTTCTAGATCATATACCAGCCTTTACTCCTGCCCTGGTTCCTCTGTTTCTGTGTAACCATAGCTACGACCCACCAAGCGAGCTTGTTAATAATAGTGTTCTATAGGGGAAAGTGAAGGTCTGTgttcacacctctcctctccccctcaggcTGAGAGACACCAACAGGGTGCTGCAGGTGACGACAGGCTGCCATGTTGCTCCAGCcatggggagtgagacagaggTAACCTACTTCTTCTGTGGTGAGGAGATCCCCTACCGTAGGCGGATGAAGACACACAGCCTCACACTGGGACACTTTAAAGAACAGCTCCGCAAGAAGGGACACTACAGGTATGGAGAAGGGAGACTACGGCGCACATTCaatgcacggacacacacacattcatgcataCACAGTCTGACATTCTCACACGCTAGGTCACTGTTATGATCATCttggtaagaacacacacacacacacacacacacacacacactagaaaaaCAGCCACCCACAAAGTGTCTTCATAGCTCCATTAGTTTCCCAGATCTCCTCCCCAGCtggtattttacctttatttaactaggcaagtcagttaagaacaaattctgatttacaatgacagcctaggaacagtgggttaactgccttgttcaggggcagaacgacagatttgtaccttgtcagctcggggattcaatccagcaagcTTTCAGtttctggcccaatgctctaaccactaggctacccgcctctaaccactaggctacccgcctctaaccactaggctacccgcctctaaccactaggctacccgcctctaaccactaggctacccgcctctaaccactaggctacccgcctctaaccactaggctacccgcctctaaccactaggctaacagcctataaccactaggctaacagcctataaccactaggctacccgcctctaaccactaggctacccgcctctaaccactaggctactagcctctaaccactaggatacctgcctctaaccactaggctaccagcctctaaccactaggctaccagcctctaaccactaggctacccgcctctaaccactaggctaccagcctctaaccactaggctacccgcctctaaccactaggctacccgcctctaaccactaggctacccgcctctaaccactaggctacccgcctctaaccactaggctacccgcctctaaccactaggctaccggcctctaaccactaggctaccggcctctaaccactaggctacccgcctctaaccactaggctaccagcctctaaccactaggctacccgcctctaaccactaggctacccgcctctaaccactaggctacccgcctctaaccactaggctacctgcctctaaccactaggctacctgcctctaaccactaggctacctgcctctaaccactaggctacctgcctctaaccactaggctacccgcctctaaccactaggctacccgcctctaaccactaggctacccgcctctaaccactaggctacctgccgccccaggtaggGTCTTTAGAAACTCTCTCGACTCTATTCTGTTGGGCTGAATGCTCACATGAGTTGGAGTATTGACTTCATATGCCTGTGTTTGTGGTTAAAacgaaggaagaggagagaatgagagacggatggggggggggttgcaggaaagagggagggagagaatttGAAGTGAGGAGTGTTTTGGGTCCCATCTGGTATTGATTTCCATGGCGAGGCACACTTAATACGCACGCCTTTGAACCCGGCCCCTTTCATTTCAACCAACAAAGACTCACACAAACGGCCAGCCGTGCAAATTCCTCACTGATGCTATCAGGCAGCCTGCTTTAAGGATGCGCACGTTGAAGTGCACGCACGTTAAAGTAACACACAGAATAACACACTGTAGTTTGGGTTTACACGGCGGCATCATTTTCTGGGAAATGTATTGGTCATATTTCAGGCTTGGTTTGTTTGTATGGCGCGTGGTTAAAGGAAGGACGTGCTTGTTTGGGATACTACACCCTGTTCACTATTAGAGGTGTGTCCAACGCACTTCAGATGACAACTCTGTTCCATTGTGATCTGGAGTACAAGAATGGTATCAAGAGTCAAGCATTGGTTCATAACTAGTACAGATGGTTTGTAGGGATGTGATGGGAATGCATCACACATTCAGTTTCTCTTTTAGGCCATGGAGCAAGGGAACACTCTAGGGCTGTAGCTCTGGTCCAGAGTTTTCCCTGGTCCGGTCATGTGAACCTAGGTCTAAGGCGTGAGAAGCAGGGCTGCATAGTGGCCATCATCTCTCTCTTGTCTATGTAGTTGATTGTCTTGTCTTTCTGTCTAACCATCCACGTTGTTAGAGGGGAGGATAGGGGGATTCAAAGCTTATGGTTTTAATAGCAGTAGCAGGGGGGGAGGTGTGGCGTTGGGTCATTTGGACATGGCTTACGTTCAACAAAGAACAGTACGGCCCGGCCCTGCCAGACAATATTGCTGCCAGATGTTGCACACTGAAAATTCTGCCACATAAAACATGTTCCAATGGAAatagttatttctctctctctctcattccctctttgAGCAAATAAGATCCGTGCTCCTTTGAAGTTTTTTGGAGAAGGATAGAGCCCCTTCTCAGAAATAAGGCTCCAATTATCTAGCGTGTCTTAGTTCCTCTTTCATGTCCTCTTATTTACCCAGTTCATACTTGTCCCGCCAGAGAACAATGATTATTTCCCCAGTCTGAGtattgttgttctgatttaaTAGAAGCTGTGTGAGACCCTGTTGCACCCCGTTTAGTGAACTCTTCCTGTGTTTCAAATGGAGACTGGTTTTTATTAGTGAACaccctttgtgtgtgtttgagaatactttttttgtttaaaaaatgtttttcctcattttTACGAGCATTGTTTGTATGACTTTGTCAGCTCTCTCGTAAAACACGAGCTTTAGGAATTCCAAGGCGCACGACGTGCACCACCCCACACATGGGCAAAATGAGGCATTTTTCCATTACAGAATGAATGGCTGAGGTATACAGCACTTACCCTTCCTCCCCCGCTGGTTCCTCTTCCTCTAAAAAGAAGGGAGGTAGTTTTGGGGGGTAAAGGGGGTCATTAACAGGGCCAGTGTAGTCATCATGGCTGACAGGAAGAGGTCCCCCCTCAGGTGGTTGGCTGCTTAGATTAGATGACGCCGCCCCCTCCCTGGCTGCCTACCGGGACCCTTCTACTGCATCCTATATACCTCTCACAGAGGGAAGGGCAGTGACTAGGAGAAAATATGATGCGTGTGTCAAGGTCAGGGTTTATAACAGGCAGACTTGCAGGCACCCAAAATCTGAGCCTTCTTTATATGAAGGGTCCTTTCACTGAGGGCCTAATGATAACCAGTTAGTCAGCCGGAGTAGCTCAGTACCAGGGCAGGACTGATGAAATGAGAGGAAACGGGTGGATTTTGAATTAGTCCAGACCCTCTTATATCCAATAAGCCCCTGTAGAACCCGAGACTATCAAAGACCACCCCTATAATACAGAAGCCATTGGTTCAGTCTGAGGGTTAGTTGAGAGTGAAGTGTTGTTGGTGCATTGTAGATCACAGGagtttgtctctcctcccctcaagaGTCCAAAGGGCTGGGGGAGGCTAGctcttgacctctgacctcagtGGCCGTCTTCTCTGGACCCTTGCACAATGGCTCCTTTATCTGGGGTAGGGGAGTAGGGCTTAATGAAGGAAAAGAGACACACGGTGCGCACACACAACCTGAGGTTAAACCAGATCATATTGAATCCACATGACATTATCTTCATTGTGTATCTTGCTGAATATATGTATGTGTTGGATAGCATGCTGTTCAATAGTCCTGTTCCACGTATGTGTTGGATATAGTACTGTTCAATAGTACTGTTCCACGTATGTGTTGGATAGCATGCTGTTCAATGGTACTGTTCCACGTATGTGTTGGATAGAGTACTGTTCAATAGTACTGTTCCACGTATGTGTTGGATAGAGTACTGTTCCACGTATGTGTTGGATATAGTACTGTCCAATAGTACTGTTCCACGTATGTGTTGGATAGAGTACTGTTCAATAGTACTGTTCCACGTATGTGTTGGATAGAGTACTGTTCCATGTATGTGTTGGATATAGTACTGTTCAATAGTACTGTTCCACGTATGTGTTGGATATAGTACTGTTCAATAGTACTGTTCCACGTATGTGTTGGATAGAGTACTGTTCAATAGTACTGTTCCACGTATGTGTTGGATAGAGTACTGTTCCATGTATGTGTTGGATATAGTACTGTTCAATAGTACTGTTCCACGTATGTGTTGGATATAGTACTGTTCAATAGTACTGTTCCACGTATGTGTTGGATAGAGTACTGTTCAATAGTACTGTTCCACGTATGTGTTGGATAGAGTACTGTTCCATGTATGTGTTGGATATAGTACTGTTCAATAGTCCTGTTCCACGTATGTGTTGGATATAGTACTGTTCAATAGTACTGTTCCACGTATGTGTTGGATAGCATGCTGTTCAATGGTACTGTTCCACGTATGTGTTGGATAGAGTACTGTTCAATAGTACTGTTCCACGTATGTGTTGGATAGAGTACTGTTCAATAGTACTGTTCCACGTATGTGTTGGATAGAGTACTGTTCCACGTATGTGTTGGATATAGTACTGTCCAATAGTACTGTTCCACGTATGTGTTGGATAGAGTACTGTTCAATAGTACTGTTCCACGTATGTGTtggatatagtactgttccacgtaTGTGTTGGATAGTACTGTTCAATAGTACTGTTCCACGTATGTGTTGGATATAGTACTGTTCAATAGTCCTGTTCAATAGTACTGTTCCACGTATGTGTTGGATAGAGTACTGTTCAATAGTACTGTTCCACGTATGTGTTGGATAGAGTACTGTTCCACGTATGTGTTGGATAGAGTACTGTTCAATTGTACTGTTCCACGTATGTGTTGGATAGAGTACTGTTCAATAGTACTGTTCCACATATGTGTTGGATAGAGTACTGTTCAATAGTACTGTTCCACGTATGTGTTGGATAGAGTACTGTTCCACGTATGTGTTGGATAGAGTACTGTTCAATTGTACTGTTCCACGTATGTGTTGGATATAGTACTGTTCAGTAGTCCTGTTCCACGTATGTGTTGGATATAGTACTGTTCAATAGTACTGTTCCACGTATGTGTTGGATATAGTACTGTTCAATAGTACTGTTCCACGTATGTGTTGGCTAGAGTACTGTTCAATAGTCCTGTTCCACGTATGTGTTGGATAGCATGCTGTTCAATGGTACTGTTCCACGTATGTGTTGGATAGAGTACTGTTCAATAGTACTGTTCCACGTATGTGTTGGATAGAGTACTGTTCAATAGTCCTGTTCCACGTATGTGTTGGATAGAGTACTGTCCAATAGTACTGTTCCACGTATGTGTTGGATAGAGTACTGTTCCACGTATGTGTtggatatagtactgttccacgtaTGTGTTGGATATAGTACTGTTCAATAGTACTGTTCCACATATGTGTTGGATATAGTACTGTTCAATAGTCCTGTTCCACGTATGTGTTGGATAGAGTACTGTTCAATAGTACTGTTCCACATATGTGTTGGATATAGTACTGTTCAATAGTACTGTTCCACGTATGTGTTGGATAGAGTACTGTTCCACGTATGTGTTGGATATAGTACTGTTCAATAGTACTGTTCCACGTATGTGTTGGATATAGTACTGTTCAATAGTACTGTTCCACGTATGTGTTGGCTATAGTACTGTTCAATAGTACTGTTCCACGTATGTGTTGGATAGAGTACTGttcaatagtactgttccatgtAATCCAGGTCTTCTATGGTCTGGTTGTGTTGGCTGTACTGTACAGATGATTGACATGTTGTCactaaccccctctctcccctcctgggTTACAGGTACTACTTCAAGAGGGCCAGTGATGAGTTTAAGTGTGGAGCCGTGTTCGAGGAGGTGTTGGATGACAGCTCTGTTCTGCCCAGGTACCAGGGGAAGATCCTGGGCAAGGTGGAGAGGATGGACTGATACCCCTCCAGAAGTACCAGAGGAATGTATTACAGAAACTGCATGGACACCACCCCCCTGTTCCACCAGAGAGTCTTAAGGACTGATGACTGGAGATTCTGTTGAAGAAGCTTGGCCAATGAAGGATGGAGAGTGGAGTACAGGAGTAGTGGAGTAGAGGAGTAGCCATCAACAGGACTATTTAACAACTATTTAACGTCTTGGAGATGAAAGAGGAGAAAATGGTGGACTGTGGGTTGGGTTTGGATACGGGTGTTGGGTTCCAGAAACTATACGTGAATTGAATGACCACTATCTGAGGGAGTAGGCTGGGACCTCTGAAAGCTGAGAGACTGCTAGAGGTGAAAGGTTGAGAGGTGAAAGTTGGGACTGGTGCCCTATCTGAGCCTGCCTCTACCAACAACCCTAGATGTATATGCAGATGGACATATAATGATTTTT contains:
- the LOC110486806 gene encoding axin-2 isoform X2 — translated: MSRALISDHIANSFREDAPRPPVPGEEGEVLPCYPGKLAMMRPQGTAVKALLLAPPGYIAKRNEDGLGEPEGSASPDSPLARWTKSLHSLLGDQDGAHLFRTFLEREKCVDTLDFWFACNGFRQMDLKDTKTLRVAKAIYKRYIDTSSIVAKQLKPATKTFIRDNIKKQQIDSAMFDQAQTEIQTSMEESPYQMFLTSDIYLEYVRSGGENPAHVNPNGLGSLKLVCGYLPTLNEEEEWSCNDFKAKALASVVGLSAQALRATVSMRTVMEKGYRSHRRGDPVNPYHVGSFAPATSTNDSEVSSDATTDDSMSMTDSSVEGIPPYKLGSKKHMQREMQRNMRMNSQVSLPAFPRTQRCPKEMTPVEPAAFASQLISRLERLKREQETMSSLEERLQQMQEEEERDEAEVPGSSAPLLSPHPLSLQPTGPNDEDPQAILDDHLSRVLKTPGCQSPSTVARHLPRSRSPEHRTLSRGGPGLKPLVSPGASSPSGTSSLGGFSVGFTPGRALSLGRPSSSTKHIHHHYIHHHAGSKSKEQMEREAAQRVLCLCPVRSGGAEGGPPYPRSRSLGREMVSCGSSPAESNMGRSSSLSRGGCRPGAEEGAAEGGEVVPLQLPSDSTDRSQNVWQWILESDRQDKHHKPHSTQGTKKAYGGGAASNQTHTWGGGGASAHLRAHQPAHPFIQDPAMPPLPPPNTLSQLEEACRRLEEASVSKPPKQRHSTSSLQREKCHPMPVQSGPCPVPSPLSPGPGSGPAASLQTEELRDTNRVLQVTTGCHVAPAMGSETEVTYFFCGEEIPYRRRMKTHSLTLGHFKEQLRKKGHYRYYFKRASDEFKCGAVFEEVLDDSSVLPRYQGKILGKVERMD
- the LOC110486806 gene encoding axin-2 isoform X1, which gives rise to MSRALISDHIANSFREDAPRPPVPGEEGEVLPCYPGKLAMMRPQGTAVKALLLAPPGYIAKRNEDGLGEPEGSASPDSPLARWTKSLHSLLGDQDGAHLFRTFLEREKCVDTLDFWFACNGFRQMDLKDTKTLRVAKAIYKRYIDTSSIVAKQLKPATKTFIRDNIKKQQIDSAMFDQAQTEIQTSMEESPYQMFLTSDIYLEYVRSGGENPAHVNPNGLGSLKLVCGYLPTLNEEEEWSCNDFKAKALASVVGLSAQALRATVSMRTVMEKGYRSHRRGDPVNPYHVGSFAPATSTNDSEVSSDATTDDSMSMTDSSVEGIPPYKLGSKKHMQREMQRNMRMNSQVSLPAFPRTQRCPKEMTPVEPAAFASQLISRLERLKREQETMSSLEERLQQMQEEEERDEAEVPGSSAPLLSPHPLSLQPTGPNDEDPQAILDDHLSRVLKTPGCQSPSTVARHLPRSRSPEHRTLSRGGPGLKPLVSPGASSPSGTSSLGGFSVGFTPGRALSLGRPSSSTKHIHHHYIHHHAGSKSKEQMEREAAQRVLCLCPVRSGGAEGGPPYPRSRSLGREMVSCGSSPAESNMGRSSSLSRGGCRPGAEEGAAEGGEVVPLQLPSDSTDRSQNVWQWILESDRQDKHHKPHSTQGTKKAYGGGAASNQTHTWGGGGASAHLRAHQPAHPFIQDPAMPPLPPPNTLSQLEEACRRLEEASVSKPPKQSRHSTSSLQREKCHPMPVQSGPCPVPSPLSPGPGSGPAASLQTEELRDTNRVLQVTTGCHVAPAMGSETEVTYFFCGEEIPYRRRMKTHSLTLGHFKEQLRKKGHYRYYFKRASDEFKCGAVFEEVLDDSSVLPRYQGKILGKVERMD
- the LOC110486806 gene encoding axin-2 isoform X4, with translation MSRALISDHIANSFREDAPRPPVPGEEGEVLPCYPGKLAMMRPQGTAVKALLLAPPGYIAKRNEDGLGEPEGSASPDSPLARWTKSLHSLLGDQDGAHLFRTFLEREKCVDTLDFWFACNGFRQMDLKDTKTLRVAKAIYKRYIDTSSIVAKQLKPATKTFIRDNIKKQQIDSAMFDQAQTEIQTSMEESPYQMFLTSDIYLEYVRSGGENPAHVNPNGLGSLKLVCGYLPTLNEEEEWSCNDFKAKALASVVGLSAQALRATVSMRTVMEKGYRSHRRGDPVNPYHVGSFAPATSTNDSEVSSDATTDDSMSMTDSSVEGIPPYKLGSKKHMQREMQRNMRMNSQVSLPAFPRTQRCPKEMTPVEPAAFASQLISRLERLKREQETMSSLEERLQQMQEEEERDEAEVPGSSAPLLSPHPLSLQPTGPNDEDPQAILDDHLSRVLKTPGCQSPSTVARHLPRSRSPEHRTLSRGGPGLKPLVSPGASSPSGTSSLGGFSVGFTPGRALSLGRPSSSTKHIHHHYIHHHAGSKSKEQMEREAAQRVLCLCPVRSGGAEGGPPYPRSRSLGREMVSCGSSPAESNMGRSSSLSRGGCRPGAEEGAAEGGEVVPLQLPSDSTDRSQNVWQWILESDRQDKHHKPHSTQGTKKAYGGGAASNQTHTWGGGGASAHLRAHQPAHPFIQDPAMPPLPPPNTLSQLEEACRRLEEASVSKPPKQRHSTSSLQREKCHPMPVQSGPCPVPSPLSPGPGSGPAASLQTEDVCCSPFPLTAEPSFMVLNCLTFREQL
- the LOC110486806 gene encoding axin-2 isoform X3; the encoded protein is MSRALISDHIANSFREDAPRPPVPGEEGEVLPCYPGKLAMMRPQGTAVKALLLAPPGYIAKRNEDGLGEPEGSASPDSPLARWTKSLHSLLGDQDGAHLFRTFLEREKCVDTLDFWFACNGFRQMDLKDTKTLRVAKAIYKRYIDTSSIVAKQLKPATKTFIRDNIKKQQIDSAMFDQAQTEIQTSMEESPYQMFLTSDIYLEYVRSGGENPAHVNPNGLGSLKLVCGYLPTLNEEEEWSCNDFKAKALASVVGLSAQALRATVSMRTVMEKGYRSHRRGDPVNPYHVGSFAPATSTNDSEVSSDATTDDSMSMTDSSVEGIPPYKLGSKKHMQREMQRNMRMNSQVSLPAFPRTQRCPKEMTPVEPAAFASQLISRLERLKREQETMSSLEERLQQMQEEEERDEAEVPGSSAPLLSPHPLSLQPTGPNDEDPQAILDDHLSRVLKTPGCQSPSTVARHLPRSRSPEHRTLSRGGPGLKPLVSPGASSPSGTSSLGGFSVGFTPGRALSLGRPSSSTKHIHHHYIHHHAGSKSKEQMEREAAQRVLCLCPVRSGGAEGGPPYPRSRSLGREMVSCGSSPAESNMGRSSSLSRGGCRPGAEEGAAEGGEVVPLQLPSDSTDRSQNVWQWILESDRQDKHHKPHSTQGTKKAYGGGAASNQTHTWGGGGASAHLRAHQPAHPFIQDPAMPPLPPPNTLSQLEEACRRLEEASVSKPPKQSRHSTSSLQREKCHPMPVQSGPCPVPSPLSPGPGSGPAASLQTEDVCCSPFPLTAEPSFMVLNCLTFREQL